One Burkholderia thailandensis E264 genomic window carries:
- a CDS encoding NAD(P)-dependent alcohol dehydrogenase — MKALVLEKARDLALRDIDLPLEVGPADVKIRIHTVGVCGSDVHYYTHGGIGPFRVDAPMVLGHEASGTVVEVGRDVTHLRAGDRVCMEPGVPRFDSKATLHGLYNLDPSVRFWATPPVHGCLAPYVVHPAAFTYRLPQNVSFAEGAIVEPLAIGLQAAKKAAMKPGDIAVVVGAGTIGAMTALAALAGGAARVILADVVKEKLALFASNRAVTTVDASTQSLADAVAHATDGWGADVVFEASGNAKAYAGIVDLLCPNGCLVLVGMPLEPVPLDVVALQAKEARIESVFRYANVFPRALALIESGAIDVKPFISRTFPFSDGLRAFEAAASGQPHDVKIQIEMD; from the coding sequence TTGAAAGCCCTCGTACTCGAAAAGGCGCGCGATCTCGCGCTGCGCGACATCGACCTGCCGCTCGAGGTCGGCCCCGCCGACGTCAAGATCCGCATCCACACGGTGGGCGTCTGCGGCAGCGACGTCCACTATTACACGCACGGCGGGATCGGCCCGTTCCGGGTCGACGCGCCGATGGTGCTCGGCCACGAGGCGTCCGGCACGGTCGTCGAGGTCGGGCGCGACGTCACGCACCTGCGCGCGGGCGACCGCGTCTGCATGGAACCCGGCGTCCCGCGCTTCGATTCGAAGGCGACACTGCACGGCCTCTACAACCTCGATCCGTCGGTGCGCTTCTGGGCGACGCCGCCCGTGCACGGGTGCCTCGCGCCCTACGTCGTGCATCCGGCGGCGTTCACGTACCGGCTGCCGCAGAACGTGTCGTTCGCCGAGGGCGCGATTGTCGAGCCGCTCGCGATCGGGCTGCAGGCCGCGAAGAAAGCGGCGATGAAGCCGGGCGACATCGCGGTCGTCGTCGGCGCGGGCACGATCGGCGCGATGACGGCGCTCGCCGCGCTCGCGGGCGGCGCCGCGCGCGTGATTCTGGCCGACGTCGTCAAGGAGAAGCTCGCGCTGTTCGCGTCGAACCGCGCGGTGACGACGGTCGACGCGAGCACGCAGTCGCTCGCCGACGCGGTCGCGCACGCGACCGACGGCTGGGGCGCGGACGTCGTGTTCGAGGCGAGCGGCAACGCGAAGGCCTATGCGGGAATCGTCGATCTGCTGTGCCCGAACGGCTGCCTCGTGCTGGTCGGCATGCCGCTCGAACCGGTGCCGCTCGACGTCGTCGCGCTGCAGGCGAAGGAGGCGCGGATCGAATCGGTGTTCCGCTACGCGAACGTCTTTCCGCGCGCGCTCGCGCTGATCGAATCCGGCGCGATCGACGTGAAGCCGTTCATCTCGCGCACGTTCCCGTTCTCGGACGGCCTGCGCGCATTCGAGGCGGCGGCGAGCGGCCAGCCGCACGACGTGAAGATTCAGATCGAAATGGATTGA
- a CDS encoding carbohydrate ABC transporter permease, whose amino-acid sequence MKGLIARGGTVAVGGAIAFVAVFPLAWALLNSLKRLLDIVTPTPRFIFTPTLDNYRQVLSSPEVLIGLFNSLAIVGAAVVLGAVLGVPAAYAIARYPVRGKRDIQFFLLSLRFLPPVAVAIPLIAIWVDLGLYDTKLSMIVTYLLVTLSTITWLSIPVFRRLPREIEEAAALDGYGPYAVFWRVALPICASTLLGGIVFSFVLVWNELMIALALTSSRAATLPVVASAFTSLGQEVPWGVINASTVLLALPPLVFVGMLSRLLNSMLKGR is encoded by the coding sequence ATGAAAGGCCTGATCGCGCGCGGCGGCACCGTCGCCGTCGGCGGCGCGATCGCGTTCGTCGCCGTGTTTCCGCTCGCGTGGGCGTTGCTCAATTCGCTCAAGCGCCTGCTCGACATCGTCACGCCGACGCCGCGCTTCATCTTCACGCCGACGCTCGACAACTACCGGCAGGTGCTCTCGAGCCCGGAGGTGCTGATCGGCCTTTTCAACAGCCTCGCGATCGTCGGCGCGGCGGTCGTGCTGGGCGCCGTGCTCGGCGTGCCCGCCGCGTACGCGATCGCCCGCTATCCGGTGCGCGGCAAGCGCGACATCCAGTTCTTCCTGCTGTCGCTGCGCTTTCTGCCGCCCGTCGCGGTGGCGATCCCGCTGATCGCGATCTGGGTCGATCTCGGGCTCTACGACACGAAGCTGTCGATGATCGTCACGTACCTGCTCGTCACGCTGTCGACGATCACGTGGCTGTCGATCCCCGTGTTCCGCCGGCTGCCGCGCGAGATCGAGGAGGCGGCCGCGCTCGACGGCTACGGGCCGTACGCGGTGTTCTGGCGCGTCGCGCTGCCGATCTGCGCGAGCACGCTGCTCGGCGGCATCGTGTTCAGCTTCGTGCTCGTCTGGAACGAGCTGATGATCGCGCTCGCGCTCACGTCGTCGCGCGCGGCGACGCTGCCCGTCGTCGCGTCCGCGTTCACGTCGCTCGGCCAGGAGGTGCCGTGGGGCGTGATCAATGCGTCCACCGTGCTGCTCGCGCTGCCGCCGCTCGTCTTCGTCGGCATGCTGAGCCGGCTGCTGAACTCGATGCTCAAAGGCCGATAG
- a CDS encoding carbohydrate ABC transporter permease — protein MFNHGKTSLPWLFLGPPLALMAVLGLVPTIAAINLALKNRVLRYADSDYVGLRNFARLASDRRFLNAVEVSALWEIATVAGAVAVGIVLAVFLFERVHGRWRRAAVLILIVPVLLPRVSAAFIWKFMYAPLTGILSWLLGAFGISNAALLADPHLALAAVALVDVWQWGLFFSVVVLKLLETLPPEPLEAARLDYASTWQVYAYIALPMLKAPIMSLVFIKMVESLRSFDLIYVMTKGGPGISTETLDMYAYAQGIGLSGKVSYASSMAVLMMVATTLVFTFIWKRVDKWDD, from the coding sequence ATGTTCAATCATGGCAAGACGAGCCTGCCCTGGCTCTTTCTCGGCCCGCCGCTCGCGCTGATGGCGGTGCTCGGCCTCGTGCCGACGATCGCCGCGATCAACCTCGCGCTGAAGAACCGCGTGCTGCGCTACGCGGACAGCGACTACGTCGGCCTGCGCAACTTCGCGCGGCTCGCGTCGGACCGGCGCTTCCTGAACGCGGTCGAAGTGTCGGCGCTATGGGAAATCGCCACGGTCGCGGGCGCGGTGGCCGTCGGCATCGTGCTCGCCGTGTTCCTGTTCGAGCGCGTGCACGGCCGTTGGCGCCGCGCCGCGGTGCTGATCCTGATCGTGCCGGTGCTGCTGCCGCGCGTGTCGGCCGCGTTCATCTGGAAGTTCATGTACGCGCCGCTCACGGGCATCCTGAGCTGGCTGCTCGGCGCGTTCGGCATCTCGAACGCGGCGCTCCTCGCCGATCCGCATCTCGCGCTTGCCGCGGTCGCGCTCGTCGACGTCTGGCAATGGGGCCTCTTCTTCTCCGTCGTCGTGCTGAAGCTGCTCGAGACGCTGCCGCCCGAGCCGCTCGAAGCGGCGCGGCTCGACTACGCGTCGACGTGGCAGGTCTATGCGTACATCGCGCTGCCGATGCTCAAGGCGCCGATCATGAGCCTCGTGTTCATCAAGATGGTCGAATCGCTGCGCTCGTTCGATCTCATCTACGTGATGACGAAAGGCGGCCCCGGCATCTCGACCGAGACGCTCGACATGTACGCGTACGCGCAAGGCATCGGGCTGTCCGGCAAGGTGTCGTACGCGTCGAGCATGGCGGTGCTGATGATGGTCGCGACGACGCTCGTGTTCACGTTCATCTGGAAGCGGGTCGACAAATGGGACGACTGA
- a CDS encoding ABC transporter substrate-binding protein: MNTMRFRFLLAAGLAGACVPAAAATQVCKVPTLKVLAQKSLGLSVMEKSLPDYEKTTGTRIEISYFGENDRRAKSRLDASTGAGSYQVYYVDEANVAEFASAGWITPLLKYYPKEYDYDDFLPGRRAAASYKGVAYFAPLIGGGDFLFYRRDLLDAAHIPVPKTVDELVAAIRKLNAPPKLYGWVARGQRGSGMNVWRWAPFMLAQGGAWTDKSGRPAFNSPAAVQATERYRDLFKYAPPGAATYDWSNALEAFRSGKVAFMIESTPFADWMEDPSKSSVAGKVGYVRPPAPLPSAAYGHGLAISSVGAKDDCTRQAAGRFIAWATSKEQEQARLRNGVFSDYNRASTIGSDYFKQHVKPQILAGLADTNPVTKVTIWATPQWPDIGENLGIALEEIFTGTQTDVRGALDDAVQYAKDAMAHGARK, translated from the coding sequence GTGAACACGATGCGATTCCGATTCCTGTTGGCCGCCGGGCTCGCCGGCGCGTGCGTGCCGGCCGCGGCCGCGACGCAAGTCTGCAAGGTGCCGACGCTCAAGGTCCTCGCGCAGAAGAGCCTCGGCCTTTCGGTGATGGAGAAATCGCTGCCCGACTACGAGAAGACGACCGGCACCCGAATCGAGATCAGCTATTTCGGCGAGAACGACCGCCGCGCGAAATCGCGTCTCGACGCGTCGACGGGCGCGGGCTCGTATCAGGTCTATTACGTCGACGAGGCGAACGTCGCCGAATTCGCGTCGGCCGGCTGGATCACACCGCTCCTCAAGTACTACCCGAAGGAATACGACTACGACGACTTCCTGCCGGGCCGCCGCGCGGCCGCGAGCTACAAGGGCGTCGCGTACTTCGCGCCGCTCATCGGCGGCGGCGATTTCCTGTTCTACCGGCGCGACCTCCTCGACGCCGCGCACATCCCGGTGCCGAAGACGGTCGACGAGCTCGTCGCCGCGATCAGGAAGCTGAACGCGCCGCCGAAGCTGTACGGCTGGGTCGCGCGCGGCCAGCGCGGCTCGGGCATGAACGTGTGGCGCTGGGCGCCGTTCATGCTCGCGCAGGGCGGCGCATGGACCGACAAGAGCGGCCGGCCGGCCTTCAACTCGCCCGCCGCCGTGCAGGCGACCGAGCGCTACCGCGATCTCTTCAAGTACGCGCCGCCCGGCGCGGCGACCTACGACTGGAGCAACGCGCTCGAAGCGTTCCGCTCGGGCAAGGTCGCGTTCATGATCGAATCGACGCCGTTCGCCGACTGGATGGAGGACCCGTCGAAGTCGAGCGTCGCGGGCAAGGTCGGCTACGTGCGGCCGCCCGCGCCGCTGCCGTCCGCCGCTTACGGGCACGGGCTCGCGATCTCGTCGGTCGGCGCGAAGGACGACTGCACGCGGCAGGCCGCGGGCCGCTTCATCGCGTGGGCGACGAGCAAGGAGCAGGAGCAGGCGCGGCTGCGCAACGGCGTGTTCAGCGACTACAACCGAGCGAGCACGATCGGCAGCGACTACTTCAAGCAGCACGTGAAGCCGCAGATCCTCGCGGGCCTCGCCGACACGAACCCGGTGACGAAGGTGACGATCTGGGCGACGCCGCAGTGGCCCGACATCGGCGAGAACCTCGGCATCGCGCTCGAGGAGATCTTCACCGGCACGCAAACCGACGTGCGGGGCGCGCTCGACGACGCGGTGCAATACGCGAAGGACGCGATGGCGCACGGCGCGCGCAAGTGA
- a CDS encoding DM13 domain-containing protein, with protein sequence MKKAVIRIGSHALALALGFALGVYALPILTAEQGATQTELRPIADRALHTGRFERGLTGGDPLHWTDGKLSVTRAALAFEGRVAPGPDYKIYLVPEFVASKQAFLDVKSRARRVGELKTFGDFVVPLAEDVDVDAYTTVVIWCERFSQFIGAARYR encoded by the coding sequence ATGAAGAAAGCAGTGATTCGGATCGGCTCGCACGCGCTCGCGCTTGCATTGGGTTTCGCGCTCGGCGTGTACGCGTTGCCGATCCTGACCGCGGAGCAGGGCGCGACCCAGACCGAGCTGCGCCCGATCGCCGATCGGGCGCTCCACACCGGCCGCTTCGAGCGCGGCCTGACGGGCGGCGACCCGCTGCACTGGACGGACGGCAAGCTGTCGGTCACGCGCGCGGCGCTTGCGTTCGAAGGGCGCGTCGCGCCGGGGCCCGACTACAAGATCTACCTCGTGCCCGAGTTCGTCGCGTCGAAGCAGGCGTTTCTCGACGTGAAGTCGCGCGCGCGGCGGGTCGGCGAGCTGAAGACGTTCGGCGATTTCGTCGTGCCGCTCGCGGAGGACGTCGACGTCGACGCGTACACGACCGTCGTGATCTGGTGCGAGCGGTTCTCGCAGTTCATCGGGGCGGCGAGGTATCGATGA